The following coding sequences lie in one Halomonas sp. 'Soap Lake #6' genomic window:
- a CDS encoding ATP-binding protein — protein sequence MSVSDSTAKAPRLLRYPRRFKLVAMITVLLFAAALVVAALAAWRQDNLTQSLREDTAWVVYKLDRDAVQLLNHLLAATRGPVSPAEQDALNLRFELLYSRITLLKEGEVNSILQNIRTANTLLINIQQQLDTLDPMLAPHDTLPQLPITELETELQALTRLTERFVIAVNGYLAESATEERAILSTLYKALMSLLIGMSLAVLLVIGFLVREMRESAAARREQELLSRQLEVTAKQAQAANHAKSDFLAMVSHEIRTPLNGVIGMSELLREPASVAQVEDYARTIHDSANQLLAMINEILDFSKIEAGHLTLETSPTALKPLVDSVIALFEPRAQAKGLQLLLHIDPLVPGWVMIDAGRLRQILLNLIANAIKFTDHGRVTLRLYTSVYWLTFEVSDTGCGLSKEQQSLLFEPFQQADESVARRFGGTGLGLAICKRLSEAMRGRLWVTSTPGQGSIFRCELPLIETNPVATPLPAEPTRDFHGTSLLLVEDNAVNRKVAISLLSRLGCDVVCAENGQDALEMVQSQQVHLIFMDIQLPDIDGLTVTRKLREAGGWLAEVPIVAMTAGGVEGDRTRCLAAGMNDYITKPLSLLSLSNVLSLQLLPSSQRLPSLTSYAPTTEGQMLLNNATLRTLLSSLGQESTTQLIMLYHQQVDDYAAQLGACLGSADTLSDAQAQQVGRLAHQLRGESLSVGAEQLAAQAKRLELLMANKTHSACQINETFSALRQSVARTHAALEKWRRDGFPGA from the coding sequence ATGTCCGTTAGCGATTCAACTGCGAAAGCGCCCCGCCTGCTTAGATACCCTCGCCGGTTTAAGCTAGTGGCTATGATTACCGTGTTGCTGTTCGCAGCGGCACTGGTAGTCGCTGCCCTGGCTGCCTGGCGGCAAGACAACCTGACCCAAAGCCTGCGGGAAGATACGGCTTGGGTGGTCTATAAGCTGGATCGCGACGCGGTTCAACTGCTTAATCACCTGTTGGCGGCAACCCGAGGGCCTGTATCTCCTGCAGAACAGGATGCGCTGAACTTACGTTTTGAGCTGCTTTATAGCCGTATCACCTTGTTGAAAGAGGGCGAGGTTAATTCGATACTGCAAAATATTAGGACAGCAAACACGCTGCTAATCAATATTCAGCAGCAGCTAGACACGCTGGATCCCATGCTGGCACCCCATGATACGCTTCCCCAACTGCCGATCACCGAGTTGGAAACTGAGCTGCAAGCACTCACCCGACTTACTGAGCGCTTTGTGATTGCGGTTAATGGCTACCTCGCTGAATCTGCAACGGAAGAGCGTGCGATATTAAGTACGCTATATAAAGCCCTGATGTCACTGTTAATCGGCATGAGCTTAGCAGTACTGCTGGTGATTGGGTTTCTGGTGCGTGAAATGCGTGAGAGCGCCGCAGCACGTCGAGAACAGGAACTATTGAGCCGCCAGCTGGAAGTAACCGCCAAACAGGCACAGGCGGCCAACCATGCGAAGTCCGATTTTCTAGCCATGGTCAGCCATGAAATTCGCACCCCGTTAAATGGTGTGATTGGCATGAGTGAGCTGCTTCGCGAACCAGCCAGCGTTGCCCAAGTAGAAGATTACGCGCGTACTATTCACGACAGTGCCAACCAGCTGTTGGCAATGATCAACGAAATACTCGATTTCTCTAAGATAGAAGCGGGGCACTTGACCCTTGAAACATCCCCCACGGCACTCAAACCATTGGTTGATAGCGTTATAGCGCTGTTTGAGCCACGCGCTCAGGCAAAAGGCCTCCAGCTATTGCTGCACATCGATCCATTGGTGCCTGGGTGGGTCATGATAGATGCAGGCCGGTTGCGGCAAATACTGCTTAACCTAATCGCCAATGCCATCAAGTTCACTGACCATGGAAGAGTGACTCTACGTCTTTATACCAGTGTGTACTGGCTTACGTTTGAGGTCAGTGACACCGGCTGCGGTTTAAGCAAAGAGCAGCAGTCACTGCTGTTTGAACCTTTTCAGCAGGCCGATGAAAGCGTGGCGCGCCGCTTTGGCGGTACCGGTCTGGGACTTGCTATTTGCAAGCGTTTGAGTGAGGCCATGCGGGGGCGCTTGTGGGTGACAAGCACCCCAGGCCAAGGGAGTATATTTCGGTGTGAACTCCCTTTAATTGAGACGAATCCGGTAGCTACTCCGCTACCGGCTGAACCGACCAGGGACTTCCATGGCACATCACTGCTGCTAGTCGAAGATAATGCTGTGAACCGCAAAGTCGCTATTAGTCTGTTATCACGTTTAGGCTGCGATGTAGTGTGTGCTGAAAATGGGCAAGATGCGCTGGAGATGGTTCAGTCTCAACAAGTTCACCTGATTTTTATGGATATTCAGTTGCCCGACATAGATGGCCTGACCGTCACCCGGAAACTGCGTGAAGCAGGTGGTTGGCTTGCAGAAGTACCTATTGTGGCAATGACAGCGGGAGGCGTTGAGGGGGACCGAACGCGCTGTCTTGCCGCAGGGATGAATGACTACATCACTAAGCCTCTCTCTCTGTTATCGCTGAGCAATGTACTGTCACTTCAACTATTACCTTCATCGCAGCGGTTGCCTTCGCTTACCTCGTATGCCCCGACCACTGAAGGGCAGATGTTGTTGAATAACGCAACACTGCGTACTCTGCTCAGCTCATTAGGCCAGGAAAGCACCACCCAACTGATTATGCTCTATCATCAACAAGTAGATGATTACGCCGCTCAGCTTGGGGCTTGTCTCGGCAGTGCCGATACGCTCTCTGATGCGCAAGCCCAGCAGGTGGGGCGCTTAGCGCACCAGCTAAGGGGGGAGTCGCTCAGCGTTGGTGCAGAGCAGTTGGCGGCTCAGGCGAAACGGCTGGAGTTATTAATGGCCAACAAAACACACTCTGCTTGCCAAATAAATGAAACTTTTAGTGCGCTGCGCCAGAGCGTAGCACGCACCCATGCAGCCTTGGAAAAGTGGCGCCGTGATGGCTTCCCTGGAGCATAA
- the nosP gene encoding nitric oxide-sensing protein NosP, with protein MASLEHNGLLTAASKQPEPIKAARELAQALCHEQLGFVLFFCSAEYPLPALADALNEAFGEVPMSGCTTAGEITPQGYDRGSIVAIGFDRRVFAIETALIDDLEHFDLACAQPLVDALLERCRQQTLAPINEHSFALTLLDGLSSREEQVLATLDAALGRIPSFGGSAGDDNHLAHTHVYANGRFYTRAAVVVMLNTRLPFEVFSSHHLVPLAHKLVVTDVDREQRRVLELNGLPASGVYAALVGCRVDQLTPNVFAQHPLAVHLGGQHYIRSIQRVNSDGSLSFYCAVETGIVLTAMRPTPLLNDLNAMLLSVRERLGSAATIIGCDCFLRRMALESLQQIDQASALLRQARVVGFNTYGEQHHGMHVNQTFTGVAFGALPAVSR; from the coding sequence ATGGCTTCCCTGGAGCATAACGGCCTCTTAACCGCTGCTAGCAAGCAGCCAGAGCCGATAAAGGCGGCTCGTGAGCTGGCCCAAGCGCTATGCCACGAGCAGTTAGGATTTGTGCTGTTTTTCTGTAGCGCGGAGTACCCGTTACCAGCGTTGGCTGACGCACTAAATGAGGCGTTTGGGGAAGTGCCTATGAGTGGCTGTACCACTGCAGGTGAGATTACTCCTCAAGGGTATGACCGTGGCTCAATAGTGGCGATTGGGTTTGATAGGCGTGTATTTGCCATAGAAACAGCGCTAATCGATGACCTTGAGCACTTTGACCTTGCTTGTGCACAGCCGTTAGTAGATGCCTTGTTGGAGCGCTGCCGTCAGCAGACTCTTGCTCCCATCAATGAGCATAGCTTTGCGCTGACTCTGCTAGATGGGTTATCCAGCCGTGAAGAACAGGTATTGGCAACGCTGGATGCAGCACTTGGGCGTATTCCCAGTTTTGGTGGCTCGGCGGGTGATGATAATCATCTTGCGCACACCCACGTTTATGCCAATGGGCGCTTCTACACCCGTGCGGCTGTGGTCGTCATGCTAAACACGCGGCTGCCGTTTGAAGTGTTTTCAAGCCATCACCTTGTTCCTCTGGCGCATAAGCTAGTCGTCACTGATGTTGATCGCGAACAGCGTCGCGTATTAGAGCTGAACGGGCTACCCGCCAGCGGCGTGTATGCAGCACTGGTGGGGTGTCGTGTTGATCAGTTAACGCCTAATGTATTTGCCCAGCATCCCCTCGCGGTTCACCTTGGCGGCCAGCACTATATCCGCTCCATTCAGCGGGTTAATAGTGATGGCAGCCTGAGTTTTTACTGTGCGGTAGAGACAGGTATTGTACTAACCGCAATGCGTCCTACGCCGCTGCTAAACGACCTAAATGCGATGTTACTCAGCGTGAGGGAGCGTCTGGGAAGTGCCGCTACGATTATTGGTTGTGACTGTTTTCTGCGCCGCATGGCACTGGAGTCCTTGCAGCAAATTGATCAGGCCTCAGCGCTGCTGCGCCAAGCACGGGTAGTAGGGTTTAATACATACGGTGAGCAGCACCACGGTATGCACGTTAACCAAACCTTTACGGGGGTGGCGTTTGGCGCTCTTCCAGCTGTCAGCAGATAG
- a CDS encoding ATP-binding response regulator gives MALFQLSADSNETADNAALREENRRLRKVCQALMERVESGGSPNSAPYAAFERSVLLAEQVRERTDALHRTLDELSQVNARLLSANAEAEAANLSKTKFLAAVSHDLLQPLNAARLFASALETHALPEASQALVGHIGRSLKDVEGLLGTLVDISRLDAGVLHADKAPFAVSTLLDALAEEYQQVAAVRGLTLHYVPSSALVESDLALLARVVRNFLSNAVRYTEQGHLLLGCRRRSQGLEIIVGDTGPGIPELQRKAIFLEFRRASQPLNNHSRGLGLGLAIVDRISTMLDHPITLTSKLGRGSLFSILVPYAPSTTGGGGNKKASAIARSTWEYDDPLQGCVVWVIDDDPAIIEGMQALLGSWGCRVRAAATVSALEAVSDGERPAVLLVDYHLGEHRENGIDLATRLRRRYPGLATVVITANHEAAVKRATREAGMHCLLKPLKPLRLRMLLGTLLDSH, from the coding sequence TTGGCGCTCTTCCAGCTGTCAGCAGATAGCAACGAAACGGCCGATAACGCTGCGCTGCGCGAAGAAAACCGCCGCTTGCGCAAGGTCTGCCAAGCGCTCATGGAACGGGTTGAGTCGGGGGGCAGCCCTAACAGCGCACCTTATGCAGCGTTTGAGCGTTCGGTACTGCTGGCCGAGCAGGTCCGTGAGCGCACGGATGCACTACACCGTACACTGGATGAACTGAGCCAGGTAAATGCACGGTTGCTCTCTGCTAATGCTGAAGCAGAAGCCGCGAATCTTTCTAAAACGAAATTTTTAGCAGCTGTTAGTCACGATTTATTACAGCCCTTAAACGCCGCTCGATTATTTGCCAGCGCCCTGGAAACCCATGCATTACCGGAAGCCTCCCAAGCGTTAGTTGGGCATATAGGTCGTTCGCTAAAAGATGTGGAGGGGCTACTGGGTACGCTGGTGGATATTTCCCGTTTGGATGCCGGTGTACTGCATGCCGACAAAGCGCCCTTTGCAGTGAGCACATTATTGGATGCGCTAGCCGAGGAGTATCAGCAGGTGGCGGCGGTGCGTGGCCTCACCCTGCACTATGTGCCCTCTAGCGCATTGGTAGAGTCCGATTTGGCGTTGCTGGCGCGCGTGGTGCGTAATTTTCTGAGCAACGCTGTGCGCTACACCGAACAGGGCCATCTGTTGCTTGGTTGTCGCCGGCGGTCTCAAGGCCTGGAAATTATTGTGGGCGACACGGGCCCCGGCATCCCCGAGCTTCAGCGTAAGGCTATCTTTCTTGAGTTTCGCCGGGCAAGCCAACCGCTTAATAACCATAGCCGTGGGCTAGGGTTAGGCCTTGCTATTGTTGATCGTATCAGCACGATGTTGGACCACCCCATTACGCTTACCTCAAAGCTGGGGCGCGGGTCACTCTTTTCTATTTTGGTGCCATACGCCCCTAGCACCACTGGGGGTGGTGGCAACAAAAAAGCCAGCGCGATAGCTCGCAGCACCTGGGAGTATGACGACCCGCTACAGGGCTGTGTGGTGTGGGTGATTGATGATGATCCCGCGATTATCGAAGGTATGCAGGCGTTGCTAGGCAGTTGGGGGTGTCGCGTGCGGGCGGCGGCCACCGTAAGCGCTCTAGAAGCGGTTAGCGACGGAGAGCGCCCAGCTGTACTGCTGGTGGACTACCACCTAGGTGAGCATCGTGAAAACGGTATTGATTTGGCCACCCGGCTGCGGCGACGCTACCCTGGGCTTGCGACGGTTGTCATTACCGCCAACCATGAAGCTGCGGTAAAGCGTGCCACCCGAGAAGCAGGCATGCACTGCTTGCTGAAACCGCTAAAACCACTGCGTTTGCGGATGCTTCTGGGCACGCTACTCGATAGCCATTGA
- a CDS encoding response regulator — translation MYSLLVADDHPLFRDALHAVVSAGLADTQLFEADSLAGAIHLIEAHDGLDLLLLDLSLPDAEGLEGLKTLRERCPWLPVAIVSAHQERQLVLDAITLGAVGYIPKSTPREQLLAALTQILQGQLYLPADIMRRPPPPNAARSLSAVPTEKKMRLARLTDKQQDVLRYMAQGMSNKQIARELSIAETTVKTHVSAILRKLGATSRVHAIVIASEEELPHSFAKR, via the coding sequence ATGTACTCGCTGTTAGTGGCAGATGACCACCCGTTGTTCCGCGATGCGCTGCATGCGGTGGTTAGCGCCGGACTCGCCGACACTCAGCTATTTGAAGCAGATAGTTTGGCAGGGGCGATTCACCTTATAGAGGCGCACGACGGCTTGGATTTACTGCTGCTCGATTTAAGCCTGCCCGACGCTGAAGGACTGGAGGGGCTAAAAACGCTGAGAGAGCGCTGCCCATGGCTCCCCGTTGCCATTGTCTCCGCTCACCAGGAGCGCCAGTTAGTGCTGGATGCCATTACGCTTGGGGCCGTCGGCTATATCCCCAAATCAACACCTAGGGAGCAGTTGCTGGCGGCATTAACGCAGATACTTCAGGGCCAGCTCTATTTACCCGCGGATATCATGCGCCGGCCTCCCCCGCCCAATGCGGCACGCTCTTTATCAGCAGTACCAACAGAGAAAAAGATGCGCTTGGCACGCCTAACCGATAAGCAGCAGGATGTATTACGCTACATGGCCCAGGGGATGTCTAACAAGCAGATAGCTAGGGAGTTGTCGATTGCTGAAACTACCGTAAAGACCCACGTGTCGGCGATCTTGCGTAAGCTTGGTGCTACCAGCCGGGTGCATGCAATTGTAATTGCCAGCGAGGAGGAGCTGCCCCACTCTTTCGCCAAACGTTAA
- the exaC gene encoding acetaldehyde dehydrogenase ExaC, whose product MIYANPGDAGSVVSFEKRYGNYIGGEFVPPVNGQYFDNISPVNGQVFCEIPRSSAEDIEKALDAAHKAAPAWGKTSVQERSNTLLKIADRLEQNLEMLAVAETWDNGKAVRETLNADIPLAVDHFRYFAGCLRSQEGSAADIDANTVAYHFHEPLGVVGQIIPWNFPILMAAWKLAPALAAGNCVVLKPAEQTPASILKVMEVIGDLLPPGVLNIVNGFGAEAGQALATSKRIAKIAFTGSTPVGAHILKCAAENIIPSTVELGGKSPNIYFADIMNAEPTFIDKAVEGLVLAFFNQGEVCTCPSRALIQESMYDEFMAKVIERTKTIKRGNPLDTDVQVGAQASQEQFDKIMSYMDIARDEGAEFLTGGDKETLDDSINSGYYIQPTLLKGNNQMRVFQEEIFGPVVAVTTFKDEEEALAIANDTEFGLGAGVWSRDINVAFRMGRGIQAGRVWTNCYHQYPAHAAFGGYKKSGVGRETHKVALEHYQQTKNLLVSYDINPLGFF is encoded by the coding sequence ATGATCTACGCCAATCCAGGTGACGCGGGTTCCGTTGTGTCGTTTGAAAAACGCTACGGAAACTACATTGGCGGTGAATTTGTGCCCCCAGTGAATGGTCAATACTTCGACAATATTAGCCCTGTTAACGGACAAGTATTCTGCGAAATTCCTCGCTCTAGCGCTGAAGATATTGAAAAAGCGCTGGATGCAGCCCATAAAGCAGCGCCAGCCTGGGGTAAAACCTCGGTTCAAGAGCGCAGCAACACTCTACTCAAGATTGCCGACCGGCTTGAGCAAAACCTAGAAATGCTCGCTGTTGCGGAAACCTGGGACAACGGTAAAGCGGTTCGTGAGACCCTCAATGCTGATATTCCCCTAGCGGTTGATCACTTCCGCTATTTTGCGGGTTGCCTACGTTCTCAGGAAGGTAGCGCAGCAGATATCGATGCTAACACCGTGGCCTACCATTTCCATGAACCATTAGGCGTGGTTGGGCAGATTATTCCCTGGAACTTCCCGATTTTAATGGCGGCCTGGAAGCTCGCACCTGCACTGGCAGCAGGCAACTGTGTGGTCTTGAAGCCCGCAGAGCAAACCCCCGCCTCAATTTTGAAAGTAATGGAAGTCATTGGTGATCTGCTACCACCCGGGGTGTTGAATATCGTTAATGGTTTTGGCGCTGAAGCTGGCCAAGCACTAGCCACGAGTAAGCGTATCGCCAAAATTGCCTTTACTGGCTCAACGCCAGTTGGGGCGCATATCCTTAAATGTGCGGCGGAAAACATTATCCCCTCCACCGTAGAGCTAGGCGGTAAATCCCCCAACATCTACTTTGCCGACATCATGAACGCTGAACCGACGTTTATTGATAAAGCCGTCGAAGGGTTGGTGCTAGCGTTCTTTAACCAGGGCGAAGTATGTACCTGCCCGTCTCGCGCATTGATTCAGGAGAGCATGTACGACGAGTTTATGGCCAAGGTCATTGAACGCACAAAAACCATCAAACGTGGCAACCCATTAGATACCGATGTGCAGGTGGGTGCTCAGGCATCTCAAGAGCAGTTCGACAAAATCATGTCGTACATGGATATCGCTCGGGATGAAGGTGCAGAATTCCTCACCGGCGGTGATAAAGAAACTCTGGACGACAGCATCAACAGTGGTTACTACATCCAGCCCACGCTGTTGAAGGGTAACAACCAGATGCGTGTCTTCCAGGAGGAGATCTTTGGCCCGGTGGTGGCAGTGACCACCTTTAAGGACGAGGAAGAAGCGCTGGCGATTGCCAATGACACCGAGTTCGGTCTGGGTGCTGGCGTATGGAGCCGCGATATCAACGTCGCTTTCCGTATGGGCCGTGGCATCCAAGCTGGTCGCGTATGGACCAACTGCTACCATCAGTATCCCGCCCACGCAGCCTTTGGCGGTTATAAAAAGTCAGGCGTAGGTCGCGAGACCCATAAAGTCGCCCTTGAGCACTACCAACAAACCAAGAACCTGCTGGTGAGCTACGATATTAACCCACTAGGTTTCTTCTAA
- the adhP gene encoding alcohol dehydrogenase AdhP, whose protein sequence is MDSTMRAAVVREFGQPLVIEEVDVPRPKQGEVLMKVAASGVCHTDLHAAHGDWPVKPSPPFIPGHEGVGHVVAVGAGVSHVKEGDRIGVPWLYSACGYCEHCLGGWETLCESQQNTGYSVNGGFADYTLADAGYVGRLPDAVDFIEIAPVLCAGVTVYKGLKMTDTRPGQWVVISGIGGLGHMAVQYAKAMGLNVAAVDIDDGKLALAERLGATVTVNAMKTDPVAYLKKTIGGAHGALVTAVSPKAFDQAQNMLRRGGTLVLNGLPPGDFPLPIFSTVLNGITIRGSIVGTRSDLQEALDFAAEGKVKATVATDTLDNINDIFQRMIDGKIEGRIVLDMAS, encoded by the coding sequence ATGGATAGCACAATGCGGGCGGCGGTCGTGCGCGAGTTCGGCCAGCCGTTGGTGATAGAAGAAGTAGACGTACCGCGCCCTAAACAGGGGGAGGTGTTGATGAAAGTGGCAGCCTCTGGGGTGTGCCATACCGATTTACACGCGGCCCATGGAGATTGGCCGGTGAAGCCCTCTCCGCCTTTTATTCCAGGGCATGAAGGTGTCGGGCATGTGGTCGCCGTGGGGGCTGGCGTATCCCATGTCAAAGAGGGCGATCGCATCGGTGTACCGTGGCTCTACTCTGCCTGTGGCTACTGCGAGCACTGTTTAGGTGGTTGGGAGACACTTTGCGAGTCCCAGCAGAATACCGGCTACAGCGTTAATGGCGGGTTCGCTGATTACACCCTGGCAGATGCAGGCTATGTAGGGCGCCTTCCAGATGCTGTCGATTTTATAGAAATAGCCCCTGTTCTGTGTGCTGGAGTAACCGTTTATAAAGGTTTAAAAATGACCGATACCCGGCCCGGTCAATGGGTGGTGATTTCGGGTATTGGTGGCCTGGGCCATATGGCGGTGCAGTACGCTAAAGCCATGGGCCTGAACGTTGCTGCTGTTGATATCGACGATGGCAAGTTAGCACTGGCCGAGCGGTTAGGTGCAACTGTGACCGTTAACGCCATGAAAACGGATCCAGTGGCCTACCTGAAGAAAACCATAGGCGGTGCCCATGGCGCGCTAGTGACGGCGGTATCGCCAAAAGCATTCGACCAAGCCCAGAATATGCTACGCCGTGGGGGCACACTGGTGCTCAATGGCTTACCACCGGGTGATTTTCCACTGCCGATTTTCAGCACGGTGCTCAATGGGATTACCATTCGTGGCTCTATCGTCGGTACCCGCAGTGACCTGCAGGAGGCGCTGGACTTCGCCGCTGAGGGCAAGGTCAAGGCAACGGTTGCAACCGATACGCTGGACAATATTAATGACATCTTCCAGCGCATGATTGATGGCAAAATCGAGGGCCGTATTGTGCTTGATATGGCGAGCTGA
- the dauA gene encoding C4-dicarboxylic acid transporter DauA → MSRAHRPSGYVFPIPGSALLNAWREGYSLGKLKRDVMAGLTIGVVAVPLSMALAIATGVPPQHGLYTAIVAGAVIALTGGSRFNISGPTAAFVVILFPIVANHGLGGLLIATLMAGAILVALGLSRLGSLIQYVPYPVILGFTAGIGVVIALLQLPDFLGLAGVQLSDSTLHNLLLIGQALPSLSLAEVSVGLITLATLLVWPRLKTPVPAPLVGLAVGTLAATLLLLGGVEVDTIASRFSWEFQGESGSGIPPFAPTFTAPWHFPGADGTPLEINFALIQALLGPALAIALLAAIESLLCAVVADGLTRTRHDPNAELIGQGLGNLVVPFFGGITATAALARTATNIKSGAFSPIAAVVHSLVVLLAVVALAGVLGFVPMAALAALLFIIAWNMSEARHFVHTLKSAPVSDVSVLVICFALTVIFDMVIAVAVGIGLAAALFIRRMAQLTNTQRLDTPSTHEYFPPEVALYKISGPLFFGAAEKAIATLRVIDHGVRVVVLDMRDVPSLDTTAMVALDTLRSELSEQGVGVMFVGLPPRMALKIKRAGIRREAGKLAVVSNLAHAERMARRWLAERATENAG, encoded by the coding sequence ATGTCCCGCGCCCATCGTCCCTCGGGGTACGTGTTCCCGATACCTGGTAGTGCGCTGCTTAACGCTTGGCGCGAAGGTTATTCACTGGGCAAACTCAAACGCGATGTGATGGCGGGGCTGACAATTGGCGTGGTAGCCGTGCCGCTTTCCATGGCGTTGGCAATTGCCACCGGCGTGCCACCCCAGCATGGGCTTTACACCGCCATCGTAGCAGGCGCGGTGATTGCGCTAACCGGCGGCTCACGATTTAACATCTCTGGCCCCACTGCGGCCTTTGTGGTCATTCTGTTCCCCATTGTTGCCAATCACGGCCTTGGCGGGCTATTGATAGCAACACTAATGGCGGGCGCTATTTTGGTCGCACTGGGTCTGTCGCGGCTGGGCAGCCTGATTCAGTACGTCCCCTACCCGGTCATTCTCGGCTTTACCGCTGGTATCGGCGTGGTGATTGCACTGCTGCAACTACCTGATTTTCTCGGCTTGGCCGGGGTTCAACTGAGTGATAGCACCCTACATAACTTACTGCTGATTGGCCAAGCGCTGCCAAGCCTGTCACTGGCGGAGGTAAGCGTTGGCCTGATCACCTTGGCAACGCTGCTGGTATGGCCACGTTTAAAGACACCGGTTCCCGCTCCGTTAGTCGGGTTGGCGGTGGGCACTCTGGCTGCCACGCTGCTGCTATTGGGAGGCGTTGAAGTCGATACTATTGCTTCACGCTTTAGCTGGGAATTCCAGGGAGAGAGCGGCAGCGGCATTCCACCCTTCGCGCCTACTTTTACCGCGCCTTGGCATTTTCCTGGGGCGGACGGCACCCCACTTGAGATCAACTTCGCACTGATTCAGGCGCTGCTTGGCCCGGCACTGGCCATTGCGCTACTGGCGGCCATTGAGTCACTACTGTGTGCTGTAGTGGCGGATGGTCTAACCCGTACGCGCCATGACCCTAATGCTGAGCTGATTGGTCAGGGGCTGGGCAACCTGGTAGTACCTTTTTTTGGTGGCATTACCGCCACAGCAGCCCTTGCCCGTACTGCCACCAATATCAAAAGTGGTGCTTTTTCACCCATCGCCGCCGTGGTGCACTCTCTGGTGGTCCTGCTTGCTGTTGTTGCGCTGGCGGGGGTGCTGGGGTTTGTCCCAATGGCGGCCCTGGCCGCGTTGCTATTTATCATTGCCTGGAACATGAGTGAGGCACGCCACTTTGTTCACACACTTAAAAGCGCCCCCGTCAGCGATGTATCAGTGCTGGTGATCTGTTTTGCACTCACGGTGATTTTCGATATGGTCATCGCGGTAGCCGTGGGCATTGGCCTAGCGGCGGCGCTGTTTATCCGCCGTATGGCGCAGCTGACCAATACCCAGCGCTTAGACACGCCTTCCACCCATGAATATTTCCCGCCGGAAGTAGCGCTCTATAAAATCAGCGGCCCACTGTTTTTTGGCGCGGCAGAAAAAGCCATTGCCACGCTACGGGTCATTGATCATGGCGTTCGGGTTGTGGTTCTGGATATGCGCGATGTGCCGAGCTTGGATACCACTGCCATGGTGGCACTGGATACGCTGCGCAGTGAACTGAGTGAACAAGGTGTAGGTGTAATGTTTGTTGGGTTGCCACCGCGCATGGCATTGAAGATTAAACGCGCAGGTATTCGTCGTGAAGCGGGAAAATTAGCAGTGGTTAGCAATCTAGCCCACGCCGAGCGTATGGCGCGCCGCTGGTTAGCTGAAAGAGCCACTGAGAATGCTGGATAG